AATCCGCCCTAGGAACAGCAGCTGCAGGGCTGGCTCAGAGGCTTGGCATCCTCCAAAGGGCCTAGTTCTGCTCACTCTCAGGGCACCTTGAACTTCTGCCCCTCCCACCCACCAGGAGGGGCAGGCAGCTGGTATTTTACATCTGACCTGTTTCTGCATTCTGTTGTCACCCATGATGCTATAGCATCTGAAAGACAGATAGTGGTGGGAGGCCTCAACATCTACCCTCTCTCACCCTCCCACCCCTACCTTGTTGGGAGTGGGGCAAGGGCTACTCTGGCAGTGACATCTGCAAGTCTCCTCTGAGTCTGCATCCTGTCTGCCTGCTCCCCTCCACACCCCCACCCATCCCTCTGGGCCCAGGAGGAGCTGGTGAACAACACAGAGTTGGTGCAGAGCTACCGGCAGCAGATTGGGAACGTGGTGAACCAGGCCAACCTACAGCTCTTCTGGAACATGTACAACAGGTGTGGGCGGGCACACTGTCGATGAGCAGGCTATTGAGCCTCGGAGGGGGTCGCTTCCTCTCCAGGGTCACACCCCCGTGAGGGAACAGGGCTTTGGACTCTGGTCCTTGGGCTTTTCCACTTCTTGCCCTGGTGCATTGCTGGCCAGGAGCACTGGGGGATGTTATCGACAGGCCTGATCCCAGCAGCCTGAGCCTTGATGCTGACATCTCTGAAATGGGGAGGAGACTGGACGAGCCTGTGGTTTGCAAGCTGTGCTCCTTGGAACCCctttggggaggagaggggggtaGCTAGGCCCCCTCACTTGCCTggcttcccttctcttttcccccACAAATATTAAGCACTTGGCTGTGTGCATGGTGctggaaaaacaatagaaaacgAGACCCAGGCCCTGCTGGCCCATATGGTCCAGGAGTCGGGCCAGTAGCAGAAACTCCCACAACACAGGCAGCACACATGGCTCTGAGGGGGATTGAGGGCAGAATTTGAGAGCCTACCTGGCATGATTTGGGGGATATAGAAAGAATTCAGCATGAGGTGTACCCCTTGGCCCCTCTTTATGCACAGCAGGTCCCCATTTAAGAAGGGCTTGGGGACCCTCCTCTTCCAGTCCTGGGATGCTCACCTCTGCTCCTCTCCCACAGTCGCAGAGACCTGGACATTAACCGGCCTGGAACCGTGCCCAATGCCAAGACACTCCGGTGAGTGCTTCCTAGCCCTCGGGCCTTCCCCAGCCTTTGCCCCCTAACCTGGCCAGACAGCCCTTTTTCTCTGTGTCTGCAGCTGCCCTGTGATGCTGGTGGTCGGGGATAATGCACCCGCTGAGGATGGGGTGGTGAGTGTGAGGTTGTGCGCtgatgggggtgggaggtaggAGTAGGGGACTCACTGGGCCCTGGCCAGCAGGACCAGTTCATGACCCAGCCCACTTTAGCCTCAGGCCATCCTACAGGCCTTCTTATCCACTTCCCCTTCTTCCCAGGTATCACCAGCAGTGGGGCCTACAgatgggagggggtggggccacCTGCACTACCCTCCCCAGTAGTGCAGCCCTCACCTGGCTCTCTACCTACCTCTGGCACCCCAGAGCCTAAGATCTCTCTTTTCTCTAAAATGTGATTGATTCATTATAAAATGAGTAATTTATACACAAATCAGCACCACTTGTACTCATTATGTTGGGGAGGATCTATGTCACCTCTCTTGTGATAACTCTTGGAGTAGgtggcctgggggtggggtgccTGGAGCTTTGGGGTCTAGCAGTGCCTGGAAAATGCCAAGGCTTCCCatgcccacctcccctccccagaGGGGTTGGAAGATCAGGGGATTGTCCTACCAGGGAGCAGCCTGAGTCTCATGTGGACCTTGGCACCCCCTCACCTCACTGTCTGATTCCTGAGGCCCCCGGACCTTTCCAGGCCAACTCCTGCCCCATTCCTGCCTTACCAGCAGTTAGGGGTGGGGCCCAGGAGTCTCAGGCCCCTCAGGTGGCTAAGCTCCAAGGGCTTGGAGAGCCCTGGGAGAAAAGACTGGGAAGGCCAGTCTCACCCAGACCCAAGGTGCTAGCTGTTCCTCTGCCTCCCTGTACCCTCCCTTTGTGGCTCTGGGCATAGAACCTGCCTTCACAGTGGGGAGTAGGGTTGTTGCTGAAGCTGGCCCCTTGTCCTCAGGTTGAGTGCAACTCCAAACTGGACCCAACTACCACGACCTTCTTGAAGGTGAGGCCTCCTCATCCATCCTTGGGCAGGCTGCCCTGGCACAGGCCCAGCCTCAGGAAGGGACCAGCCTGGAGTCTCAGCCAGGGAGGGAGCCTGTGCCAGGGTGGGGGTCCCCATTCAGCTCATCACACTTTCTTCCTTACAGATGGCAGATTCTGGGGGCCTTCCCCAGGTCACACAGGTGAGACTCTTGGCCCTCTGTCCTTTATATCACCTAGCCTGGGGAGTGGGAAATGGGGAAGTCTCCACCCCTGCCATCCCAAGCAGCCATCATCAGTATGCCTATTCTGCCCTCCTGTAGCCAGGGAAGCTGACTGAAGCCTTCAAATACTTCCTGCAGGGCATGGGCTACAGTGAGTACACCTCCACCCCACCTGCCCCAGACGCTGGTGAGGGGGTAGCGGGAGGAGTCATGCTGGGGGGGGGTCTGACGTGTGGTGCCAAAGAGTCTGTGGTGTCTGTTCCTTGTGTTATCTGGGCCCGGATGCTGGGCCACACACTAGCTCTACCTGAGCTGTAAGTTGAGTGTCCCAGGCTGTGTCCAGCTCTCCTGTGCCCTCAGGAAGGCCTTCAGGCACTGTTCTGATGGCAGTACTGGGGCTCTTCCCTAGGCTTAGGAGTCCAGGGCCTGAGGCTGGGGTGTGTCAGGGAAGCCTGAAGGTGAGTTACTCACAACACCCACCCCTGCTGGGCCAGGGGTCATAGCTAGCCTATGCACCTGAGAAGGCCCTTTGCCACAAGGGGTGGATGAACCCAGGAGTATCACAGGAGTGGACTTGGAATCTGGGGACCAGGGAAGGCAAGTGGGGGCCCCCTGGGTATAACAAAGCTGAAGGCAGCTGAGCCTGGGTGGCACACCTGCCGATCCAGAGCTAGTGGGCTACACATAGGAGCTTGGTGGCTCGACTTTCTCCCCCAACACATACCTGCTGGGTGCCCCAGCTTCCCTGCTGCTAGGAAGCAAACTTCCTCTCCCTGAATTTGTTATTTTCCCCTGAAGACATCAGCCTCTGGGGCTGGTACTCCAGGGCAGCAGGAGGGGCAGGCTTGTGGGGAAGTCTGGGAGTCCACCCAGGAATAGAATTCACACCAGCTCTTGTGGAAATAGGGCAGAGAGGCGCAGGCCGCAGAGATACAGCTGGAGCACTAAGGCCAGGTCATGGCCCAGATGGTGAACATCTGTGAGGTGATAGCATGAGCACTGCCTATTGGGCTCCGGGACGTGTTTTCAGGGACGTTGGGAGAAATACCACTCAGTGCCCCAAAAGTGGGGAGGGATGTATTCCATacatgaggagactgaggcccgGCAGATGGTAAAGGCATTGGCAGTAGACTTTGGGCCCCTCAGTGGGCCAGGCTGGAGAAGGGGGATGACACCCCCACCTGCTGTCAGGGCTCCCTCAGGCCACACAGATCAATCTGTGTTGTAGTTCCTTCCAGGGGCTGTTGCTGGGCTGGAAGGTGGGCACAGATGTGGGCTCTCTGAGGCTTAGGCCCTGGCCCTCTCTCTTCATGCCGTTTTGTCTTCTCTCTGGCCTGTCTTCCTGCCCTGGCCTGGGACTGTGCTCTTCACTGTGTTGTCTCCCCTCCCCTATCCTCCCTGGCTCTGTCTTCTCTCTCAGTTGCATACTTGAAGGACCGAAGGCTGAGTGGAAGCGCAGGTAGCTCCAtgcccgcccccaccccccagtgcATGGCCCCCAacctcccctccctgctcctaCCTTTGTGCAGTGCTGCAGCCAGGCACATCTTGCTGTGGGTTTGGAACCTTCTTATGTCAACTCAGAATCCCCAAAGATTCTTGCTCTTCTGAACATCTTGGCCTCCAGTTTGGCCAGGTTGTAGAGCAGCCTTGCTTCTAGGCTGCTCTGGGCTGCGTGGCTTATAGAGCTCTGGGAGCTGGAACCAGACCCTTCTCAGAGGTAGAGCCCAGGCCCTGCCTTGTCCAAGCCAAATAGGCAGCCAGCTGAGTTTAGGGGGCTAGTTTGCTCACTGGAAGTCTTGCTTGTTAAACTCTGAATTCAGGGCAATGAGGCTACCACCTTGCGTCATCTTCTACAGAAACAACCCTACTTCTCTGTCCTGTCATCCTCTTGAGGGAGGCATAGTTGGAAATCCAGCACATCCCCATTCTAGCTCAGGGGGGCCTTGCTGGCTGTTCAGAGGGAGGGTCCTGCTGGCCACAGCCCCTGGGCTCACCGACTGTTGCTGGCACTGCATGTCCCAGGCCAGAGCCCATGCCAGTGCCCTGACTGAAGAGGGGCCTCTCTGTGCTGTTGGAAGAATGGTTTGCTGGCTGCTTTGCTTGCATTATCCTTCTCCTGCCAGCTGGCACCCAGCCCTACCTGATGGTCCTCACCCCATCCTGTCTCTATCCACAGTGCCTTCAGCCAGCATGACCCGTCTGGCACGCTCCCGCACCGCCTCCCTCACCAGCGCCAGCTCGGTGGATGGCAGCCGCCCACAGGCCTGCACCCACTCGGAGAGCAGTGAGGGGCTGGGCCAAGTCAACCACACCATGGAGGTGTCCTGTTGAAGTCCTTGGTCCCACGGAAGATGCCCACCTGCCCGCCCACGTTGAGGTCCCACTGCCATCCTTGTGCCAGCTCATTTTccctttagtttatttttgtaaggGCAAAGGGGAGGAAATGGGGTTACTTCTCTTTTATTTGAAAAAGTCGGGGGGGGGCGGGGTCCATCATAGATCCTGCAGCAGAACAGTCTCTGGATGGTTTGAGTGACTCATTCCTCCCCACTTCCATCGCACTCAGTGTGTTAGCTTGACTGACTTGGACCCCTTCACCAAACTCCCTGTGGCACCGGCAGGCAGGGGTATGGGAAAAGGTCCAGGATCACTCCTGGGTTAAAGAGCCAGCGTAGGATGAGCTCTTGGGGAGGCAGGTTTGAAGACGTGAGGGGGCTTTGAGTGGGTGGGTTCTGGGACAGAAGCACGGAGGCCAGCTCAGGCACTGGCGTGGGAGCCAGGAGACAGAACCGGGAGCACCAGGAGGCCCCTTTCCCTATCCTCCACCAAGCACACCTGTTTTTGTCTTGTAGCACATATGACAATCCGAATAGCCACAAGGGGGCGCTCCGGCCAGACAGCCATTTTCCTGGTGCTCTCTGGGCTGGGCGGGGCTGGTGCTGTAGGGCTGAAGGTTTCTCTGCCCCGGGAAGACAGAACATGGAGAACCCTGAGGGCAGGAACCCCACTGAGTGTCCCTTCCAGCCCACACACTCTGCCACCTCCTGGCCCTATCCCTTTTCTGAGCCGCTTCTCCCTGAGGCAGAAGTCAACTGGTCCTCTGTCTCCACAGTGACCTGATTGGGGATGAGAGCAAAGGCTAGGATACCCCATGTGTGTTGTGTTCActtcccccacaccccacactgCCCCAGACCTTGGGAGCCAGCAGGTGGCCAGAGGCAGGGGTGGCTGAGACATCCCATAGACCCTTATGCCCTCAGAGGACAACTCAATCATCAGCAGCAAGTGGTGTTTCTAGGTAAAGCGCATTTACCTGGAAAAAACTGGTCCAAGGAGTGAGACTTCTATGGTTCCACATCCCCATCTCAGCCTGCTGGAGTGGGCATGGGCTGGGGTTGGCTGAAGTTTAAGACGTGAACAAGGGCCAGGTAGATGTGAAAGGCTCCCCACACACCCCAGATCCCTCCTGCTACCTGAAATCCAGGCCTGTGCCGTATACCGCCCACCTGCCCACCTACCAACCTACTTAACCCTGTAAAATCTCCCAGCCCAGAAACCAGATCCTCTGTCTTGGGGCCTAAATTGAGGGtcaaaaaccccaaaacagagAGGGGagagcaatgaaaaaataaagggcTATGGAAGGAGGATTGTCTGTGGGGGGTGTTCTGAAGCTGAGGGGACACCTATGTCCATATTTCTCTGCACAAATCATTTACCTTCTATAATCTTAAGCCATTATTAGACTGCTCTAGAGCCTGGTGGAAAGTTAGTCTGTCCCCAGTTCTATTCACTCACGTGCTGCTTTTGAATATTGAATGTGACTGAAAGCTGGTAGAATTAATCCCTCTTACTGTAGATAATAATGCaaatcttggatttttttttttttgctgtgttttcAGATATCTATAAATAtctacacactatatatatatgtatattgggTCCTCCTGAGTGTGGTTTTCCATTGGAGGTCGTCACTTTGGTCAAGGTGAACTTTTAATGGAGtttattattttcctctctgTACAAAGTAAACAGTCTAATTTTGTGTTTTCTGGTGGCTGATGTAATGAGACTTTCAGATgacaaaatgtaaaacaaaaacccTTGTCAATGTAGAAAGAGTTAACTGTGCTCAAATACTAATAAAGAACCTAAGAAGAATGTAAGAGTGGTGCTGCCATGCCCATCATGGGAAGCTTTTCAATAGACAATGTTTAGATTGAGGCTGATGGTGCTTCTTGGGTTTAGATGGGGTTGAGGGTGTCAGGTGAGGCCAACAGACTATCCTCACATACAATCCCTACATTAATTCCGTAAGGTAGATGTTAACCTCAGTTTCACAGCTGGAGAAACTGAATTTCACGATAAAGAGTTTGACTAGAAAGAGACCAAGTGACAGATGAACTACAGCATTGGTTGGCTTCAAAGCCATACCTGTAACCTCTATTCACTGTTTTGTAAATATAACAACAGCGTTGCTTCTCCAAGTTTAAGCACCATTTGTTTCGTTCCATTTATTCATGTACCCAACAAATAGTCCCTTCTATGTTAGCTAATAaagcaagtaaataaaaaatCCCGCTGCGTGCTATGCAGATGAAAAACGGGGACTTATTAGCAAATGAGGGCAGAAGCAGgtctattttttcccccttgagcATAAGGGGGGATCTATTTTAGATCTAGGAGCCCTCCAGGCCATGCCACTCCGAAACATATATTCACACAGGCAAACTGCTCAGCTAAACAAATAACAAACGGTTCGATCGGTAATTTGGGGTTGAGATCAGGAAGGCGGGGGCTGGCCAGATGGGGGCACTCACCACCAGCCACCCGCTAGACCCGAGGCTTCCGATCCATAAAACTTTTTGTTCTTGCACCCACACTTCTATCCGAAGAAGCCTCAGCTTTCGGGGACAGACCAAAGCGGGGAGAGGGATTTTGTACCTGGCTCACGACCAGGCTCCAGGCGGCACAAGGACATACTCCCCATTCGGACCAGGCGAGTACGCCTGGAGGTGCCAGACTCCAAAAAGATACTACCAGGAGGAAGGCTCACAACTGATTCCCAGCCCGAAATCGGCACCACGTGGCTCTGGTGTCCGGGGCGGGGCACGAAGCGCCGGAAGTGTCCGGGCAGCCCAGTGACCCGCGGGGCCGTGCGCCTCGGACCATGGCTACCCAGGCGAAGCGCCCGCGGGTGAGTGACGGGCGGCAGGCGCAGAGCTCTAGCTTCTCCATGGCGCCAAACCCTTACCACCCCCGCCTGCAGTGTCCTCCCGCGTGCAAACCCTCCGCTCCCTCCcgcgccccctcccccacccgaGCCCTTCCTCCCAGCGCGCACGCGCCGCGGTCCCTCCGCCCCCAGCAGGGTGTCTGGGACTGGGTAGCGTCATTGAGCTTACTTAGGTGGCCGGGACAGAGGAAGGTTGTGATGCGGACCCAGTCGCTGGCTTCCTGAGCTGGTGCGggcaggtggggctggaactgagtcccaaggtgagtgtatgtgtgtggggggcggGAGAAGGCGGCGCGGCAGGGATGCTTTGACCAGCCTTTTCTCCTACTCAGGTGGCGGTAACCCGTCAGGGCACGGTGGCTGGCTACGGCATGGTGGCCCTCGAGAGCGTGCAGCCGGGTGAGCTGCTATTCGCAGTGCCACGGGCTGCGCTTCTGTCGCAGCACACATGCTCAATCAGCGGCTTGCTGGAGCGAGGTGGGCACGCCGGAGGCCGGGGCCCGAGGAAGGCTGGCGGGGCCGCGCCAGGGCTCTCACTGTTCTGTCTCCCTCAGAGCGAGTCGCGCTACAGAGCCAGTCGGGCTGGGTGCCGCTGCTTCTGGCGCTGCTGCACGAGGTGCAGGCCCCAGCCTCACCCTGGAGGCCCTATTTTGCGCTCTGGCCTGAGCTGGGCCGCCTGGAACACCCTATGTTCTGGTGAGAGCTGTGGGAGGGATTGGGGAAATGCCTGCACACTAACCTGTTCCGCCACCCTGCCCTGGAGACAGAGCCCCCAAGCACCAGTCGCAGTAGGGTGTGTGAAGGGAacctgggtgggtgggggtgctCCTGCAGGCCAGAGGAGGAGCGCCATCGCTTGCTGCAGGGCACAGGCGTACCTGAGGCCGTGGAGAAGGATTTGACCAACATCCGCAGCGAATACTCTTCCATCGTGCTGCCCTTCATGGAAGCCCACCCTGAACTCTTCAGCCCCAGGGTTCGCTCCCTAGAACTCTACCACCAGCTCGTGGCCCTTGTAATGGCCTATAGGTCAGTTGAGTAGAGCCGTGGAGGATGGAGCCCTTTTCTTTATAACTCTTTCGAGGGACAGGAGGGGAAGAACAGTGAAATCCAACCCCAGTCCCTCACGGGAGACTGGACCTTAGCCAAGTTCTCTTTATGGCAGCTTTCAGGAACCactggaggaagaggaagatgaaaaGGAGCCAAACTCCCCTTTGATGGTGCCCGCTGCAGATATACTAAACCACTTAGCCAATCACAATGCCAATCTAGAGTACTCTGCAGTGAGTGGACCCCACCCAGTTCTTATTCTTGCTT
This region of Nycticebus coucang isolate mNycCou1 chromosome 2, mNycCou1.pri, whole genome shotgun sequence genomic DNA includes:
- the NDRG4 gene encoding protein NDRG4 isoform X5, coding for MPECWDGEHDIETPYGLLHVVIRGSPKGNRPAILTYHDVGLNHKLCFNTFFNFEDMQEITKHFVVCHVDAPGQQVGASQFPQGYQFPSMEQLAAMLPSVVQHFGFKYVIGIGVGAGAYVLAKFALIFPDLVEGLVLMNIDPNGKGWIDWAATKLSGLTSTLPDTVLSHLFSQEELVNNTELVQSYRQQIGNVVNQANLQLFWNMYNSRRDLDINRPGTVPNAKTLRCPVMLVVGDNAPAEDGVVECNSKLDPTTTTFLKMADSGGLPQVTQPGKLTEAFKYFLQGMGYIAYLKDRRLSGSAVPSASMTRLARSRTASLTSASSVDGSRPQACTHSESSEGLGQVNHTMEVSC
- the SETD6 gene encoding N-lysine methyltransferase SETD6, whose product is MATQAKRPRVAGTEEGCDADPVAGFLSWCGQVGLELSPKVAVTRQGTVAGYGMVALESVQPGELLFAVPRAALLSQHTCSISGLLERERVALQSQSGWVPLLLALLHEVQAPASPWRPYFALWPELGRLEHPMFWPEEERHRLLQGTGVPEAVEKDLTNIRSEYSSIVLPFMEAHPELFSPRVRSLELYHQLVALVMAYSFQEPLEEEEDEKEPNSPLMVPAADILNHLANHNANLEYSANYLRMVATRPIPKGHEIFNTYGQMANWQLIHMYGFVEPYPGNTDDTADIQMVTVREAALQGTSEAERILLYERWDFLCKLEMVGEEGAFVIGREEVLTEEELTTTLKVLCMPAEEFKEFKDQDGWGVDKREEDSLTITDIPKLKASWRQLLRESVLLTLQTYATDLKTEQDLLSNEEVYTKLSWREQQALQLRYGQKMILHQLLELTS